The Siniperca chuatsi isolate FFG_IHB_CAS linkage group LG9, ASM2008510v1, whole genome shotgun sequence genome includes a region encoding these proteins:
- the arnt gene encoding aryl hydrocarbon receptor nuclear translocator isoform X11, whose product MTAYITELSDMVPTCSALARKPDKLTILRMAVSHMKSLRGSGNTNADGSYKPSFLTDQELKHLILEAADGFLFVVSCETGRIVYVSDSLTPVLNQSQSDWLGSSLYDQLHPDDTEKLREQLSTAENNNTGRMLDLKTGTVKKEGQQSSARMSMGARRSFICRMRCGSCPVEPISMNRLNFLRIRNRNGLGAAKEGEPQYVVVHCTGYVKSWPPAGVSLTDDEADNTQGSRYCLVAIGRLQVTCCPGDTDINSISVPVEFISRHNCQGMFTFVDHRCMAAVSYQPQELLGKNILELAHPEDQGLLRDSFQQVVKLKGQVLSVMFRFRTKSREWIWMRTSSFTFQNPFSEEIEYIICTNVNVNRNSTQDPLTPISSPGGSLPPSLGQSSPNCPPVVLSPGQVATRQLQQQQQAELEGGGTGGGTRDGLYEAGPISHSQMPVQPVTAAGPDHSKTLEKPELYPSIFQGPDQTKGLPSTPTPPTQIYPPANNFTAGHSNSAYRPVNMTQQITPQMAQPAHSAGQMLAQMSRQNGAPHSVAPSSTASPLHGGPAAAGGGWPGAGARPQFNNQQVAPQAAKTMSPPFAPMGGFGGGSSNSFGQMPTGAAPTPTSGANYPPINARATLNTNGYDGSQSGAQFPSRAAEAVWPQWQGQQHSQSNADQHPHAQGNQQDMFPDVLSMLDQPANFNSDDFEIPIYPPFNE is encoded by the exons GAGCTGAAGCACCTCATACTGGAGGCAGCCGACGGCTTCCTGTTCGTGGTGTCATGTGAGACTGGTCGCATTGTTTACGTCTCTGACTCCCTGACGCCCGTCCTCAACCAGTCACAGTCTGACTGGCTCGGCTCCTCTCTTTATGATCAGCTCCACCCAGATGACACAGAAAAGCTCAGGGAGCAGCTCTCTACTGCCGAGAATAACAACACAG gGAGGATGTTGGACTTGAAGACGGGAACAGTGAAGAAGGAAGGCCAGCAGTCGTCAGCCAGAATGAGTATGGGAGCCCGTCGATCATTCATCTGCAGAATGAG gtGTGGCTCTTGTCCGGTGGAACCGATTTCCATGAACAGACTGAACTTCCTTAGGATTAGAAACAG GAATGGTTTGGGTGCAGCCAAGGAAGGGGAGCCCCAGTATGTAGTGGTCCACTGTACAGGATACGTCAAGTCCTGGCCTCCTGCAG gaGTATCATTAACAGACGATGAAGCAGACAACACTCAGGGGAGTCGCTACTGTCTAGTTGCCATTGGGAGATTACAG GTGACTTGTTGCCCAGGTGACACAGACATCAACAGTATCAGTGTTCCAGTGGAGTTCATCTCACGCCATAACTGCCAGGGAATGTTCACCTTCGTAGACCACCGCTGCATGGCCGCTGTCTCCTATCAGCCCCAG GAATTACTGGGGAAGAATATTCTTGAGCTTGCCCACCCTGAAGACCAGGGCTTACTGAGAGACAGCTTCCAACAG GTGGTGAAGCTGAAGGGCCAGGTCCTGTCAGTCATGTTTCGGTTTCGCACTAAATCAAGAGAATGGATCTGGATGAGAACCAGCTCCTTCACCTTCCAGAACCCGTTTTCAGAGGAGATTGAGTATATCATCTGTACCAATGTCAACGTCAA TAGAAACTCGACTCAGGACCCCCTCACTCCCATCTCCTCCCCAGGGGGTTCGCTGCCCCCCTCCCTGGGTCAGAGCAGCCCAAACTGCCCTCCTGTAGTGCTCAGCCCTGGGCAGGTGGCCACCAG gcagttgcagcagcagcagcaggctgagcTAGAGGGAGGTGGAACCGGAGGTGGAACCAGAGATGGCCTGTATGAGGCAGGACCAATCAGCCACTCACAG ATGCCGGTGCAGCCAGTGACCGCGGCAGGGCCAGACCACAGCAAGACCCTGGAGAAGCCAGAGCTGTACCCCTCCATTTTCCAAGGCCCAGATCAGACCAAGGGCCTGCCCTCCACCCCCACTCCCCCCACACAGATCTACCCTCCAGCCAACAACTTCACTGCTGGTCATTCCAATAGTGCATACAG GCCAGTCAATATGACTCAACAGATAACTCCACAGATGGCACAGCCAGCCCACTCGGCAGGGCAGATGCTGGCTCAGATGTCTCGTCAGAATGGAGCCCCGCACTCAGTTGCCCCCTCCAGTACTGCCAGCCCGCTCCATGGaggaccagcagcagcaggaggaggatggcCTGGAGCTGGAGCTAGACCACAGTTTAATAACCAG CAGGTGGCTCCCCAGGCTGCAAAGACCATGTCTCCACCGTTTGCTCCCATGGGAGGATTTGGAGGGGGCTCTTCCAACTCTTTTGGCCAGATGCCTACAGGTGCTGCTCCCACCCCAACCAGTGGTGCCAACTACCCACCCATTAATGCGCGTGCCACCCTCAACACCAATGGTTATG ATGGCTCTCAGTCTGGGGCCCAGTTCCCCTCTCGAGCAGCGGAGGCAGTGTGGCCCCAGTGGCAAGGCCAGCAGCACTCGCAGAGTAATGCAGACCAGCATCCTCATGCTCAGGGCAACCAGCAAGACATGTTTCCT GATGTGTTGTCTATGCTGGACCAGCCTGCCAACTTCAACAGCGATGACTTTGAGATTCCCATCTACCCTCCGTTTAACGAGTGA
- the LOC122882326 gene encoding cortexin domain-containing 1-like produces the protein MDPPSLPVARLDVDVDLGFALFFFFLLCFFLLVTIVRCAQMVLDPYSSISVTTYQEEQTEE, from the coding sequence atggACCCTCCAAGCCTCCCCGTGGCCAGGTTAGATGTGGATGTGGACCTCGGTtttgccctcttcttcttcttcctgctctGCTTCTTCTTGTTGGTGACCATAGTCCGCTGCGCTCAGATGGTGCTGGACCCTTACAGTTCTATCTCTGTTACTACATACCAGGAGGAGCAAACAGAGGAATGA